AGGTGTCGACCAcaaatcatacaaaatatagtacaattttacatcttacttttcttaaaagttttatttttattgattcttctaactttttattattagtaaattTCAATATCTTACATTTACCCATTGCTACCTTTCAATTCCAcgtcaacaaaaaataattaaaacctaACACgtgttataattaaaaaattgtgaaaagagaaagttAAAATAGCattactctttttttctctcacctCTCTTGTCCTTCTCACCATTAATTTGTCCTTTTCCCAAGTACGGTAGCCGTTCCCCACTCTGCCTTCAAAACAAACTTTGCGGACAATCTGTCACAACCCTACCTCACTTATCTTTTACCTCCTTCCcatgtttttcttatatttaaacgTACactttaactattattattaattaattaaatagcAAACTCATGCGTAATATCTCTTTAAAACAATCTGTtctaaaattaagttatttaaaaatattcaaagtgATTTTGCAGGAAATATTATAAGGGAAACTAAACAGCGTAGCACTCTGCAAAATTCTTACAAACCTGATCTGCTCATATCCAAAGTTTTATCACCCGACCAAACAAACCAAAAGCAACACAAACAGAACTCAAtacacactctctctctctctctctctctctctctctctctctcaacccAGCACCAAACTCAGCAAACTGCCACCGTTTTCTGATTTCACCCTTACTTCTGCACCTCCCAGATTTCCCAGTAAGATTTACCATATCCTCTTTTCTTCTCGTTGCTAAAGGAACAAACTTTGATGGATTGGTTCATAGTTTTTATACGCTTAGTTTTCAAAGGTTGTCTCTTTTTGTTGTCTAATTTAGTGGGTCTGTATGTATGTAATGTCTCATCAGGAATGGAGAGTTGTTTCAGCTTTGCACAGTGGCAAGAGCTTGAGTTGCAGACTCTGATATTCAGGTACATGCTGGCCGGTGCTCCTGTTCCTCCTCAGCTGCTTCAACCAATCAAGAAAAGCTTCCTTCATTCCCCTCCCCCTTTCCTTCTTCAACTTTATCACCCTCCTTGTAAATTTCTAACCCCATTTTTCCTACTACTTCCAAATTTCTCTTTTACTAATATCAAATGGCCATTTTAATGGTAGTCAATAGAAGATCAACCGTTTATGTTTTGccacatttattatttattttgtttcctgtGTATATATTTCAACAAACAGAACTTAAATTCACCTTGATAAGAAGAATTATTGAAGTGAAATTGATTGTAATTAATTTCTGAATTGGCTAAAAGTATTATGTTAAGTTATTTTGATATTCTGTCAGAAAACTGTGTTAAAGTTTAGTCCTTCTTATAATAAGATATGGTGATGTGAGGTTGTGTAAGTTTAGTTCATGATATGAAGTTTGGAATTCTGAATATGCAAAacgttttaaatattaaaaaaaagaagaattttattattcatagtAATCAAGTTTAGTGTAGTTAGGATTacttttgttacttttcttctATTTGTTGTTACTTTACTTTGAGGTGTTGGCTTTACAAGGGTGGTAGAATATGAAAGGTTATCTTTTAGGCCATAATTCCTTATGCCCATTAAAGTAAGTCCATTTGGGTGAAAAAATTGTGATGaaagatttgatttttttggCATCAGTGTTGGAATCAGGGTACTATTGGGGAAGAGAAGCAGTGGATCCGGAGCCAGGTCGGTGCAGGAGGACGGACGGGAAGAAGTGGCGGTGCTCGAGGGAGGCGGTGGAGGGTCAGAAGTACTGCGAGCGGCACATGCATCGTGGCCGAAACCGTTCAAGAAAGCCTGTGGAACAACCTCAtacatcttcttcttcttcatcctcgGCTTCCTTCAAACATCATCTCCTTCACCACAATCAAATGTATGTCTTCACATCATGAAATTTGTTGCTTTTTTTTGAGtttcattttgaattatgtGGATTGCTATGTCAATTGGTCAACCACCATAGATTACCAAAAGGGTTGCTGCTTCATAGTGTAATGAAAGAGCTTCATCTAATTTGGTGGTACTCTCATTTAATTTgtgatttaaaagaagaaagaatgtaTATTTCCACATGTATGAATTTGATTCTTGAATTTAAAAGACTTGatcttatttttatagttagaaatgaataaattcatatttcttCGAAGTTCCCCATTCATTGTTTGATCGGAAGCTTGTATACctaaaggaaaaacttcttttaacaacacttttttaacaactttttgacaacgcatacgtggtagcttgtgattggtccattttaaatattttttaaacataaatttaaataggcCAATAAattgatgacacgtgtccctttgtcaaaaaagttgtcaaaaagtattgtcaaaatatcattgtccatatCTAAAACACAAtctttttattgtgaataaCGGATGTATAAAATGAAGCCGTAATTTTCTGAAAAGTCAATTTTTTGGATTGCGAATGGTACAATCAACGATTGTACATTATCAAAACAATATGATGAAACGAGTTACAGGATGgactttctcttttcttgtcTTATCTTTTCTGTTAATCTTGTGTGGTTTCTTAGATTACTTGGTGGGTGTGTGGATATATGTTGTTTCCATTTTACCTGTTTTGGACGTGAATCCAAATTCGTCCGTCCTGCAATGTCCTTTGGTGAAAACTAAGCTGTTTTTGCTGGTTTCCCTGTAGTTCCTCTGGGGCCAAGAGTGACAGTAAGAGCTTGTCTGAAAACCATGATCATGTAGATGGGAATGGCAGATCTGATGGCCATGTCCTGAGGCATTTCTTCGATGATTGGCCAAGGACACTGCAAGAACAAGACCATGGTGAAAGCAATGGAAGCCAGAACAACAACACTGGAACATATCTTTCCATGTCAACACAGGGAATCACTTCCTCGGATGTGTCACTGAGACTGTCCACTGGTCATGCAGAGAATACATGTCACGTGGCTTCAGTGGGAGGACCACTCGCAGAGGCACTGAGATCATCCACCTCCACTTCTTCACCGACCAGTGTTCTCCTACAGTTGCCAACTAGTTCTGCTTGTAACACCAGCTTCATTAGCACCTAAAAGTTGCTGGGGTTTGTGAGAATTTTTGGGCATGTATGTGACAAATACGGAGACACACTTATAACTTTGGCAGAATGATATCTGAATAAGCAACTTTACCATTTGTTCACCTGGTAATAAATAGTAAACAGACATCTAATAATGAACTATCATTTTGTAGTTAGTTAGTTTAGCATATGTTGGCATGATCTTGTTTCTTTAACTACTTTAGTGTCAGAGCATGAAATGCATCAATTGATACCAATTTTTGACGGTACAACTTGCAAGCAGTTTCATGGATGTAAAAGCTCTAATAATTTGAGTAACAGCAGTTTTTAGTAAAGGTATAATGAGACTTCAATTGTGATAAAAGACTAAGACTACGAATGTTTATGACACTGCGTTTAGGTTGgacttaaagaaaaatatagaaaacatGAAACATTCAACCACAAAAGTTTTCTGTTGTAAAACTCGTTGTATCTTTACTTAGAGATTCATGACCGAAAAAATGGAACAGACGAAAATGAACAAACTAGTATCTTGAAATCCTACAATCTCATGTTCCTGAAGTTATATAATATCTATTAAAGTATCTtgaaaacttataaatagatCCCTCGAAAATGACAAACACACATTAAATGCTCTATCTTTAACTGTGCAAAGACCTTTGACTACAacatttaaatgaattatttggCAATTTGGATGGTTAATGGCTTTAAAGTGTATTCGTGAGTAGTTGAGGATAGAGATATTCAAATAGGTTTAGTTTAATAGTTCATAAGTTATTATTTTCGTCTGAATTTCAATtaggttcttttttttttttttcaactttccgCCCTCGAAAATTACGtttaaatttatcttacatggcatcaaaaataaatttgaattaatttttatattaaaaaataagtaagcAAAGTTAAATCAAATGTGTTCAGAGGGGCAAAAAAGACAaacctcttttcttcttccattaaccccttttctttcaaaaccctaaaacccctTTTCAGTAATGAAGCCAGCCAACATCATTTGCATCCTCCATTCAACGTCATCTCCTTCAACGACTTGGCCACCATCAATAACATTCACATCTTCTTCAAGGTCTCACCTTTCCATTTTGTTCTTCTCCGTCGTAGCCCAAGACGCTCGATTTCTGATAGTGGCGGTGACGGGTAGCCTCGTTGATGACAACGGCTGTGCCAAATCGGAGAGGATTAAAATTGTCCGTTGGGAAAAAATGAGAAGGAGGGATGAtctgtaattttgttgttgggtGAGTGTGTCGATTGGATTGGAGACGGAGACAATCGAAGTGCAAATTAAGGGATTCATCATGGGAGGGACGCTCCTCCGCAAGGATTTGGACTTCGCCGTCGCGAAAGTGTCAGAAGAAACTCGAAGGAGCgttagggtttctgaattgGGGAACTAGGGACACCGGTTAGTTGATAGAGACTTTAATGTGGACGAGGTGAGGTCCGCTCCTCTTTGTTTGCTTTTATCATCGTTTTTTAATCTGCATTTGGGAAATCTCAATTGTGAAGCTTCAGTAAATTGTTGAAATACTCACATTAATCCAATCATGTACTGGTTGTATATTAATGTTGGAATTGGAAGgctttttactttttgttttggttgcatttgattttgttttatgcaAGGCTGGTCTTTTGAatctttatctttcattttctgttttttgaaaatatgatgaTGGGAATTCTGGGATTTTAGAGCAGTTTGAAATGAG
This genomic interval from Vigna radiata var. radiata cultivar VC1973A chromosome 8, Vradiata_ver6, whole genome shotgun sequence contains the following:
- the LOC106771465 gene encoding growth-regulating factor 3 translates to MESCFSFAQWQELELQTLIFRYMLAGAPVPPQLLQPIKKSFLHSPPPFLLQLYHPPLLESGYYWGREAVDPEPGRCRRTDGKKWRCSREAVEGQKYCERHMHRGRNRSRKPVEQPHTSSSSSSSASFKHHLLHHNQISSGAKSDSKSLSENHDHVDGNGRSDGHVLRHFFDDWPRTLQEQDHGESNGSQNNNTGTYLSMSTQGITSSDVSLRLSTGHAENTCHVASVGGPLAEALRSSTSTSSPTSVLLQLPTSSACNTSFIST